One genomic region from Rhinoraja longicauda isolate Sanriku21f chromosome 34, sRhiLon1.1, whole genome shotgun sequence encodes:
- the LOC144609479 gene encoding histone H2B 1/2-like yields MPDPPKAAKKGAKKTVSKPAGKAGKKRRKSRKESYSIYIYKVMKQVHPDTGISSKAMSIMNSFVNDIFERIASEASRLAHYNKRATISSREIQTAVRLLLPGELAKHAVSEGTKAVTKYTSSK; encoded by the coding sequence ATGCCTGACCCACCGAAAGCGGCCAAGAAGGGCGCCAAGAAAACCGTGTCCAAGCCTGCAGGAAAGGCGGGCAAGAAACGCAGGAAGTCGAGGAAGGAAAGTTACTccatctacatctacaaagtgaTGAAGCAGGTTCACCCCGACACCGGCATCTCCTCCAAGGCTATGAGCATCATGAACTCGTTCGTCAACGATATTTTCGAGCGCATCGCGAGCGAGGCTTCCCGCCTGGCTCATTACAACAAACGGGCGACCATCAGCTCCCGGGAAATCCAGACCGCCGTGCGCCTGCTGCTGCCCGGGGAGCTGGCCAAGCACGCCGTGTCGGAAGGGACAAAGGCGGTGACCAAGTACACCAGTTCCAAGTAA
- the LOC144609483 gene encoding histone H4, which translates to MSGRGKGGKGLGKGGAKRHRKVLRDNIQGITKPAIRRLARRGGVKRISGLIYEETRGVLKVFLENVIRDAVTYTEHAKRKTVTAMDVVYALKRQGRTLYGFGG; encoded by the coding sequence ATGTCTGGAAGAGGGAAAGGAGGCAAAGGACTGGGCAAAGGCGGAGCCAAGCGGCATCGGAAAGTACTTCGCGACAATATCCAGGGCATCACCAAACCAGCCATCCGCCGCCTGGCTCGCCGTGGCGGTGTCAAGCGAATCTCGGGTCTCATCTACGAGGAGACCCGCGGGGTGCTGAAAGTTTTCCTGGAGAATGTGATCAGGGATGCAGTCACCTACACCGAGCACGCCAAGCGTAAGACGGTCACtgccatggatgtggtgtacgctcTGAAACGCCAGGGCCGCACTCTCTATGGGTTTGGCGGCTGA